From Elaeis guineensis isolate ETL-2024a chromosome 16, EG11, whole genome shotgun sequence, a single genomic window includes:
- the LOC105059214 gene encoding uncharacterized protein — MGTLSVLGGLAGGLLIFYAVKNQTKWMSPYNQRSWKLWMIFWKPSMTRHEKKRSCETRWKISVTWSQRQRRKGSARRRKRKGNQRRRNLNSRSDLLRPVRVCLYRHALKEFSTFRRFLKSGSMAPVNMTPC, encoded by the exons ATGGGTACCCTGTCTGTACTAGGTGGTTTAGCTGGCGGATT GTTGATCTTCTACGCAGTCAAAAATCAGACAAAGTGGATGTCACCATACAACCAGAGGAGTTGGAAGTTATGGATGATCTTTTGGAAGCCAA GTATGACGAGGCACGAGAAGAAGAGAAGCTGCGAAACCAGATGGAAGATTTCAGTGACATGGTCGCAGAG GCAGAGAAGAAAAGGAAGCGCAAGACGAAGGAAAAGGAAGGGAAATCAAAGAAGACGGAATTTAAATTCTAGGTCCGATCTCCTGCGCCCGGTCCGTGTATGCTTATACAGGCATGCACTTAAGGAATTCAGTACGTTTAGACGGTTCCTAAAATCTGGATCTATGGCTCCAGTAAACATGACTCCATGTTAA